GGGTGCGCTGGAAGAGGGTGAGGCGGGAGACCTCGGGCTGGATGCTCGGCACGATCTGGATGGCCGAGGCGCCCGTCCCGACCATCGCCACGCGCTTGCCGCGCAGGTCGTAGTCGTGGTCCCAGCGGGCGGAGTGGAAGACCTTGCCGGGGAAGGAGTCCAGCCCGGGGATCTCGGGGATCTTGGGGTCGGACAGCGGCCCGGTGGCGGAGACGACGAAGTCGGCGGAGAGGCTTCCGCCGGCCGTCTCGATGTCCCAGCGCAGCTGCTCGCCGTCCCAGGTCATCCGCTTCACCTCGGAGTCGAAGCGGATGTGCGGGCGCAGCCCGAAGAGGTCCGTGACGTGCTCGAGGTAGGCGTGGATGTGCTCCTGCCCGGAGAAGGTGCGCGGCCAGTCCGGGTTGGGGGCGAAGGAGAACGAGTACAGGTGCGACGGCACGTCGCAGGCGCACCCGGGATAGCTGTTGTCGCGCCAGGTGCCGCCGACGCCGCTCGCCCGTTCCAGCACCACGAAGTCCGTGACGCCCTCGCGTCGCAGCCGTACGGCGGCCCCGAGCCCGCCGAACCCGGACCCGATCACCGCCACCCGCACATGCTCCCGCTCAGCCATGCCGACGCCCTTCCCTCACGCGACCATGCCAGTGAACACTGGCGCAATGGGAGGTTAGAACAGCTCCGTACCGATGGGTAGGGGGCGGGGCCAGGAAAGTTACCGCGGGTACAACGTAGGGTTCGGGCGTGGCTGACAAGCGTGAGTACCGCATGGAGGAACTGGCCCGCCTGGCCGGCATCACGGTGCGCACCCTGCGCTTCTACCGCGAACGCAAGCTGATCCCGCCACCGCGCCGCGAGGGCCGCATCGCCTGGTACGACGACGACCACCTGGCCCGTCTGCGCACGATCGCGGCGCTGCTGGAGCGCGGCCACACCCTCACCGGCATCGCGGAACTGGCGGAGGCCCTCGACCACGGCCGCGACGTCGCCGACCTGCTGGGCGTCGAGCCGACGGAGGAGGAGCCGGTCCGCCTCACCCCCGAGGAACTCGCCGCCCGCTTCGAGGGCCAGGTCACCACGGAGAACCTCGCCGCCGCCCTCGACCTCGGCTACCTCGGCACCGACGGCGGCGAGATCGTCCACATCAGCCGGCGCCTCCTCGACGTCTCCTCCGCGCTGGTGCGCGAGGGCATCCCCCTCGCCGAGGTCCTCCAGGCGGGCGCCCGCGTCCGCGAGCACGCCGACGCCCTGGCCGAGATGTTCGCCGAGCTGGTCCTGCGCCACGGCCCCGAGGAGGACCTGTACCGCCTGCGCCCGCTGGCGCGGAGCGTGGTGGAAGCGGAACTGTCACTGGCACTGGACCGCCGGTTCGGGCAGTTGACGACTAAACGGAATTCCGAACGCTAAAACGTCTCAGCGGTGACACTCCTTCCGCTAATCTTTCCCCGCAGATTCGAACTGGAGCTGCGCAAACATGTGTACGTGTCAGGAGTAAAGTGCCCAGACGTTCGATTGCCGTGGTCGCGCTCTGCACTGCGGCTGTATTTATCATGAACATGACCGCAGCGTATGCGGAGTGCATTTGGTAGCCGCGAGGAGCCGACGCAGTTCCTCCGCCTCGGCCACCACCCCCAACCGCTGGTAGAGCGCCAGCGCGTCCTCCGCATGGGCGCGGGCGGCGGAAACGTTCCGCAGCGACAGACACGTTCGGGAAATCCCCGCCAGGGCGTGCGCCGAGCAGAGCGAATAGCTGTACTTTCTCGCTATCTCCAGCGCGCTTCGATACGTCTCCAACGCCTCGTTCCACCGCCCCGCCCGGCACTGCGTGTCAGCCACTCCGAGCAATGCCCTTTGCCGTTCGTATGAATTATCGATTCTTCGGGAGACTTTCTCCGCCGCGTGGAAATGCGCGAGGGCGTCGTCCGTCCGCCCCGCCGCCGCGCACGTCTCGCCCAGACAGATGAGCGTGTTCACCTCGCCGATGGCGTCACCGCCCGCCCGGTGACCGGCCAGGGCCCGCCGGAAACAGGTGAGGGCCAGGGCCGGCTGTCCGGTGGCCTGGAGAACGGCGCCCAGATTCATGTGGATCACGGCCAGCTCCTTGCGGCCGCCGACGTCCCGCATCAGGGCCAGCGCCTGCTCGTAGTGGTGCCGGGCCTCCGGGTAGCGCTTCGTGGCCATGAGGATGTCGCCCGTGTTGTTCCAGGCGATCGCCTCCCCGGTCACGTCGCCGAGCTCCCGGCTGATGTCGAGCACCGTGGCGAACCGCCGCATCGCCTCCCCGTACTCCGCCCGGTGCACCGACGCCGTCCCCTGCACGTTCAGCGTCGCCGCCACCCCGTGCCGGTCCCCCACCCGCCGGTACAGCTCCAGGGCCCGGTCCAGTTCCCGCAGACACGCCTCGCCCCGCCCGGCGCCCAGGTGGGCACGGCCGATCTCCAGCAGGGCGTCCGCGCGGCCCCGGTCGTCGTCGAGGTCCTCGAACAGGGCCAGCGCCTCCGTGGCCGCGGCGAGGGCCGCCGCGTGGTTCTCCCGGGCCAGCGCGCCCGCCCGCTCCACCAGGAGCTGTGCCAGGGCGGCACGGTCGCCGCCCGGCCGGAGCACCACCAGGGCCGCCTCGTGCAGCTGCGCGGTGATGTCGTGAGTGCCCCAGCGCCTGAGGGAGTGGGCCAGGACGTGCGGGAACAGGACGGCGTACTCCGGGAACTCGGCCGCCGCCGTCCGCGCCACGGCCAGCAGGTTGGCCCGCTCCACGCTCAGCCACACCGCCGCGGCGTCGACCGCGGCCCCGCTCCCGCGCGCGGCGGTGAAGTCCGCGGCGTACGGCGAGCCGAGCTCCGGCGGTACCTGCCGTCTGCGGCGACGGGGGTGGGCCAGCCGGTCCGCGCGGTCGGCGGTGGTGAGGTAGTACGCCATGAGCCGGCGCAGGGCCGCGCGCCGCGCCGACGCCGGATCCTCGCGCCGACCCAGGCGTGCCCCGAAGGCGCGCGCCAGGTCGTGCAGCCGGTACCGGTCCCGGACGGGCTCGTCCAGCAGATGACGGTCCAGCAGCGAGTCCGCCGCGCGTCGCACGGCACCCGCGTCGCCGTCCCCCGCCAGCGCCGTCGCCGCCTCCAGCGTGATGTCCGGGCCCGGGTGCAGCGCGAGCCGGCGGAACAGCCGACGCGCCGCCGGATCGAGATCGGCGCAGCTCAGCCGCAGCGCGGTGGCGACGCGCTCGCCGAACTCGTCGAGGCGGTCGTCGGCGCGG
The sequence above is drawn from the Streptomyces sp. SLBN-31 genome and encodes:
- a CDS encoding MerR family transcriptional regulator; this encodes MADKREYRMEELARLAGITVRTLRFYRERKLIPPPRREGRIAWYDDDHLARLRTIAALLERGHTLTGIAELAEALDHGRDVADLLGVEPTEEEPVRLTPEELAARFEGQVTTENLAAALDLGYLGTDGGEIVHISRRLLDVSSALVREGIPLAEVLQAGARVREHADALAEMFAELVLRHGPEEDLYRLRPLARSVVEAELSLALDRRFGQLTTKRNSER
- a CDS encoding tetratricopeptide repeat protein encodes the protein MVDLLALGPLELWHQGHQYPLGSVKERCVLAVLLYARGDPVSVDTLVGRVWGEEDPPPTAVDTLRTYLSRLRTRLDRAVGALAQVERTSPGRYRLRVEGPDDVDLVRFQRLRAEARAAAGRGEREYAVGLLHTAAALWRGEPFAEFGGDWAASVRARLTEDHRRVREERIRLELELGRHADLVGELHELVSQNPFAQQAVAALMLALHRSGRDDEALAVYAGTRRRLRDELGIDPGAELQSLHVRILAQDPALSDPPAWSIAVTPTVAASPAEPDGTSGSSLPRDTRDFTGRSSELELLLADPAPGGHGTALPLTVVHGMPGVGKSALIVHAAHRLRARYPDGQFYVDLRAYSDQPPYEPADALAFLLHAVGVPDPLPATLDERIARWREWTAHRRVLVVLDNARDAEQVRPLLPGSPRCRAIVASRNVLADLDGAGFLPLDVLSVSEAASLFARVAGAARVSDTATLRSVVELCACHPLTLQLLAGRFRHRDTWDLEYVVDRLARADDRLDEFGERVATALRLSCADLDPAARRLFRRLALHPGPDITLEAATALAGDGDAGAVRRAADSLLDRHLLDEPVRDRYRLHDLARAFGARLGRREDPASARRAALRRLMAYYLTTADRADRLAHPRRRRRQVPPELGSPYAADFTAARGSGAAVDAAAVWLSVERANLLAVARTAAAEFPEYAVLFPHVLAHSLRRWGTHDITAQLHEAALVVLRPGGDRAALAQLLVERAGALARENHAAALAAATEALALFEDLDDDRGRADALLEIGRAHLGAGRGEACLRELDRALELYRRVGDRHGVAATLNVQGTASVHRAEYGEAMRRFATVLDISRELGDVTGEAIAWNNTGDILMATKRYPEARHHYEQALALMRDVGGRKELAVIHMNLGAVLQATGQPALALTCFRRALAGHRAGGDAIGEVNTLICLGETCAAAGRTDDALAHFHAAEKVSRRIDNSYERQRALLGVADTQCRAGRWNEALETYRSALEIARKYSYSLCSAHALAGISRTCLSLRNVSAARAHAEDALALYQRLGVVAEAEELRRLLAATKCTPHTLRSCS